Below is a window of Dietzia timorensis DNA.
CGGTGGCCGCGACCCCCGGCTCACCTTCCTTCGACCCCATCGTGATTTGCAGCGAATTCGCCGCGAGCGAGCCGAGGGCGGGGTCGATGGCGACGCAATTACCTCCCGCGACCTGCGTCGCGAGGTCGGACGAGCCCGCCAGCGCGAGCGAGCCGCCCACGGTGTTCATGGACATGACGGCCGGGAATTCCGCGGGCCCGAGCGATGCGGGGTCGATGGATCCACTGTCTTGGGCGGCGGCCGTGGCCGGCACCGTAAGGAGGAGTGCGCCGGCGCCGACGAGCGCCAGTCCGCGGGTCAGGGTTGAGGATCGCATGGGGATGTCCTTCCACAGGGGATATGACGTGCGTCACCGTCGCACAAAACTTTGCTGCACTTAATTAACGGCGTCAACAGTTCATCAGCATTGTCGCCCGAGTCGTTACTTCCGCGTGGCCGAAGCGACGCTCGCGACGGCGAAAGCCGCTTGAGACAGGGCCTCTATGACGCGGGAAAGCAGTCGCCGACCATTTCCCGTCCCCCGCGCAATTCCAAGTCCCCCACCTGATTCCGGGCAGTTCTCATCCGCCACACAGTCGCAACGGGAACAATGGCCGCCATGCATCCTGCAAAGTCCGCAACTCCTGCCCTGCTCCTCGGCCCCATGCTGCGCTACGTCGACGAGACCCGCGCGACGGTGTGGGTCGAGACCTCCGAGCCGTGCTCCGCCACGGTGCGCGTGGACGGCAAGGAATTCAGCGAGCGCACGTGGGAGGTCTTCGGCCACCACTTCGCGCTCGTCCAGCTCGAAGGCCTGCCCCAGGGCGAGACGCTCCCCTACCAGCTCGATATCGACGGCGCGCAGGTATGGCCCGAGCCCGGCGGTCGCGAAAGCGTCATCCGCACGCTCGGCGAGAACACTGCCGTGCGGCTGTCGTTCGGTTCGTGCCGCCGCGGCGAGAAGCAGTCCCCGCAGATGCTGCGCAAGATCGGCGCGGACGCCCTTGTCGCGCTCGCCAACCAGATGTCCGATACTCCGCACTCGCTGTGGCCGGACGCGATGCTGCTGCTCGGCGACCAGATCTACGCGGACATCCCCAGCGAGGACATCGCCACTCGCCTCGAAAAGCGCCGCGAGGCCGGCCAGGGCCCGAAGGCCGTCAGAGAATCGAGGGGCGCGGGCGGCGACCGCGACGTCTCCCAGGAGATCTGCGACTTCGAGGAATACTCGTGGCTCTACCACGAATCCTGGTCGGATCCGGACGTGCGCTGGCTGCTGTCCACGGTCCCGAGCTGCATGATCCTCGACGACCACGACCTGCGCGACGACTGGAACTCCTCCCGCTTCTGGCGCGCGGAGATGACCGCGCAGCCCTGGTGGGAAGACCGTGTCGCCGGCGCGTTCTCCAGCTACTTCGTCTACCAGCACCTAGGCAACCTCTCCCCCGACGAGCTCGCTGACGAACCCACCTATCAGCAGTTGCGCACCCGCACCTCCCCGGAGGAACGCGAAACCCTGCTCACCGATTTCTCGGTCGAGGCCGACGCCGACCCCGCCACCTCGACGTGGAGCTACCACCGCGATTTCGGTCGCGTCCGGGTGCTCATGCTCGACGTGCGCGCCTCGCGCCACCTGCACCAGGGCGACCGCCTCGTCATGGACCACAGCGAGTGGGATTGGGTCCGCAAGATGAGCCTCGACGCCGACGTCGACCATCTCCTGTTCGGCTCCTCGCTGCCGGCGTTCATGGTGCCGGCGCTGCACCACATCGAGGGCTGGAACGAGGCGACGGTCGAGCTCCTCGACAAGCACCCGCAGCAGTCCAAGTTCGCCGAGTGGATGCGCCGCACCGTGGATCTCGAGCACTGGGCGGCGTTCCGGAAGTCCTTCGATAATTTCGTCGAGCTGCTCACCGAGCTCGCCCGAGGAGAAGGCCGCCGCACGCCGTCATCCATTCTCGTGTTGGGCGGCGACGTGCACTGCTCCTATCTGGAGGAGGTGGAGCTCACGGATCCGAGCGTCGCCGATTCGCGGACGCAGGTGCATCAGCTTGTGATGTCGCCGTACCGCAATCCGCTGCACCGGCCGATCCGCGTGGTCAACCAGATCGCGCGGCTACGGCCGATCATCGCGGTGATGCGGCTGCTCGCGCGCGGGCGCGGCGTGGTCGAGCCGCCGGTCTCGTGGCGCGTATCGGACGGGATCTGGTTCGGCAACGGGGTCATGACACTCGTGCTCGAGGGCCGCCACGCCCACGTCGAGGTCGACCATGCGCAGGTCGTGTGGCCGCTGCGAGGACTCGGCCGTTTCCTCACGCGCGTGCCGTTCGCGATGCCGCGCAGGAAGGGCCGCACCTCTGACGGCGGAGATGCGAAGACCGCCCCGCGGCAGATCCTCCGCCGGACCCTCAACAAGAAGCTCGCGGGGTAACCGACACCTTAAAGCGTGGGTGAAAGCAGCCTGTAAAGCGGACCCATAATCCTCGTTCCTCACGCGGTTTCGTACGGGACTCCAAACATTTGAAAGGCTGCCCAATCGTAGAAGTGGAAAGCCAATCCGCTGCCTACATTTTGTGACGATACCGATGCGGCGTTCTCCAAGAAAAGAGATTGCACCTCGTCCTCCGTCGCTTGGCGCATCCAATTGATTGTTTTCCGCCAACATTGCTGAACTAGATTCGCCTCCACCGAAACCGAGTCAGACTCAACCAACTCAAATAAGAGGCTAAAAAAGTGCGTGGAGAACGCGATTCCGGCATAATCTGAAATTGGCCAATAGGTGCCGATCACTGATTCGCTGCCTCGGTACCAAAGCGCGGTTTGAATGCTTAACACCTCATCTTGCATCGCCAACCCGTATGTTAGTGCAGATTGACAAGAGCCAAGGACTACCAATCTAGATTTGTGGTCGCGGTCTAAAATGTCATCCACGCTAAGGGGTGATCCGTATGTGATCAACCTGGATAGCTTCGGGTTCGGCGAAGCCATCGAGTGTCCGGTGAAATGAGTGATTCCAGGTTCACTGAGAGCAATCGTGAGTGACTCGGCCGTGGCATCGGCAATTTCGACATCCCAGCCCCTAGGCGCTGCCCGACCAATTAACTCTGGCTCAAGGCCCGCTTTAGGCAACGACAGCTGCCCCGGAACTTCCGCCGCACACTGAAGCGAGAGCTGTTCCTTCAGATCCCCAGCAAACCTGTGACCATTTAAATACGAAGCCA
It encodes the following:
- a CDS encoding alkaline phosphatase D family protein, whose translation is MHPAKSATPALLLGPMLRYVDETRATVWVETSEPCSATVRVDGKEFSERTWEVFGHHFALVQLEGLPQGETLPYQLDIDGAQVWPEPGGRESVIRTLGENTAVRLSFGSCRRGEKQSPQMLRKIGADALVALANQMSDTPHSLWPDAMLLLGDQIYADIPSEDIATRLEKRREAGQGPKAVRESRGAGGDRDVSQEICDFEEYSWLYHESWSDPDVRWLLSTVPSCMILDDHDLRDDWNSSRFWRAEMTAQPWWEDRVAGAFSSYFVYQHLGNLSPDELADEPTYQQLRTRTSPEERETLLTDFSVEADADPATSTWSYHRDFGRVRVLMLDVRASRHLHQGDRLVMDHSEWDWVRKMSLDADVDHLLFGSSLPAFMVPALHHIEGWNEATVELLDKHPQQSKFAEWMRRTVDLEHWAAFRKSFDNFVELLTELARGEGRRTPSSILVLGGDVHCSYLEEVELTDPSVADSRTQVHQLVMSPYRNPLHRPIRVVNQIARLRPIIAVMRLLARGRGVVEPPVSWRVSDGIWFGNGVMTLVLEGRHAHVEVDHAQVVWPLRGLGRFLTRVPFAMPRRKGRTSDGGDAKTAPRQILRRTLNKKLAG